A region from the Camelus ferus isolate YT-003-E chromosome 1, BCGSAC_Cfer_1.0, whole genome shotgun sequence genome encodes:
- the ADIPOQ gene encoding adiponectin, producing MLLLGAVLLLLALPGHGLETTEGPGVPHPLPKGACAGWMVGIPGHPGHNGIPGRDGRDGAHGEKGEKGDPGLAGLKGDTGETGVTGIEGPRGFPGIPGRKGEPGESAYVYRSAFSVGLETRSTVPNVPIRFTKIFYNQQNHYDSTTGKFHCNIPGLYYFSYHITVYLQDVKVSLYKRDKAVLFTYDKYQDKNVDQASGSVLLHLEKGEEVWLQVYGDGENNGVYADNINDSTFTGFLLYHDTE from the exons ATGCTGTTGCTGGGAGCTGTTCTACTACTGCTGGCCCTGCCTGGTCACGGCCTGGAAACCACTGAAGGGCCCGGAGTCCCGCACCCCCTGCCCAAGGGGGCCTGCGCAGGTTGGATGGTGGGCATCCCGGGGCATCCTGGCCACAATGGGATCCCTGGCCGAGATGGCAGAGATGGCGCCCATGGTGAGAAGGGCGAGAAAGGAGATCCAG GTCTTGCTGGTCTTAAGGGTGACACTGGTGAAACTGGAGTGACTGGGATTGAAGGTCCCCGAGGCTTTCCAGGAATCCCAGGCAGAAAAGGAGAACCTGGAGAAAGTGCCTATGTATACCGCTCAGCATTCAGTGTAGGACTAGAGACCCGGAGCACCGTCCCCAACGTTCCCATTCGCTTTACCAAGATCTTCTACAATCAGCAAAACCACTATGACAGCACCACTGGCAAATTCCACTGCAACATTCCCGGGCTGTACTACTTCTCCTACCACATCACAGTCTACCTGCAGGACGTGAAGGTCAGCCTCTACAAGAGGGACAAGGCCGTGCTCTTCACCTATGACAAGTACCAGGACAAGAACGTGGACCAGGCCTCTGGCTCTGTGCTTCTCCATCTGGAGAAGGGTGAAGAGGTCTGGCTCCAAGTGTACGGGGATGGAGAGAATAACGGGGTCTATGCAGACAATATCAACGACTCCACCTTCACCGGCTTCCTTCTCTACCACGACACCGAGTGA